In a single window of the Aridibaculum aurantiacum genome:
- a CDS encoding SusC/RagA family TonB-linked outer membrane protein produces MKKILALLFALALLGQMYAQTRAVSGIVTDPTGSPMAGVSVVAIPSGVGTTTDNGGRYSISIPANTRSLEFSAVNFATQSLPVGNRSTLDVRMTTEDRSLAEVVVVGYGTQRRRDLTGSVASVSGQKIKDAPVQSFDQALSGRMAGVNVTMPNGVLNNPPVIRIRGVNSISLSSFPLVVIDGVPTFTGNTGGAIAATAASNPLGDINPSDIESVEVLKDAAATAIYGSRAAAGVLLITTKRGRQGRARVSYDGWVGSTKAFRLVPLLTGPQYTQIKNEGLTNLGTPPNGTTVGFYNTLDANGNPISTNWYDEVYRTGISQSHTVNVAGANESTNYYFSVGYSNQEGMLRNNDFKRLSTRMNLDHKVNTRLSVGGGFTYTNSLNSAPNSGSLPGQAFSIAGLGRLPLVLAPNVSPFLPNGAYNINTATNTIGQGANKTALSFYNPNFILNENKFTSENDRIVANAYGQFRIIDGLTFRSGYGIDYLQNVNKEFRSAVHGDGVQFQGAASNNLQTFRRTNWQNLLTFDRTLGQNHNLNILLGNEQQYTYMEGWGADRRIQADPLYDEFQGQFNQIVPVGNYIGENYLVSFFSRINYDYRRKYLVSINARRDGYSAFAPGNKYGNFGGASLGWVLSEENFFKNSGIASRVNSVKLRASYGLVGNNQGIGDYAYYSFFGGGLYGTQSTSFYQQAGNTNLQWETSKKLDVGMDVGLLNNRLNLEFTYFRNEIDGLILNAPQAPSAGIPGNAILENVGSMRNTGIELGINAAVIQKQDFSWNSNFNISFVQNKVLALAGGNADIFPPTAGLETPSIIRVGESIGSFYAVQTAGVNPANGQRIFVYKDGTRVQYNHAAPVASRWTRVDNGQPTRAANQAADGVVMGPALPKWTGGWDNTVRYKGFDLNMLLFFSGGNYIYNGTKAGLRDMRNWNNAAEVMNRWTKAGDQTNIPRYVFGDNISNGSGIVISENVEKGDFLKIRNLALGYTFNRSLVQRAGINSVRFYVSAQNLATITNYSGFDPEVSTNGNANGNPSVDRNSVPQARTITFGVNVGF; encoded by the coding sequence ATGAAGAAAATCTTGGCGCTTTTGTTCGCCCTAGCATTATTAGGGCAGATGTATGCACAGACCCGGGCAGTATCCGGGATTGTGACCGACCCTACAGGAAGTCCGATGGCTGGAGTTTCTGTAGTAGCCATTCCTTCGGGCGTGGGTACCACTACCGACAATGGCGGTAGGTATTCCATTTCTATCCCTGCCAACACACGTTCGCTGGAGTTTTCTGCAGTGAATTTTGCTACACAATCTCTCCCTGTTGGAAATCGTAGCACATTGGATGTTCGTATGACAACTGAAGACCGCAGCCTTGCTGAGGTAGTAGTTGTAGGTTACGGTACCCAAAGAAGAAGAGATCTTACGGGTAGCGTAGCTAGTGTATCTGGTCAAAAAATTAAGGACGCTCCTGTTCAAAGTTTCGACCAGGCGCTGTCTGGTAGAATGGCCGGGGTGAACGTAACCATGCCAAATGGTGTTTTAAACAATCCTCCTGTTATTCGTATCCGTGGTGTAAACTCTATCAGCTTGAGTTCATTTCCTCTGGTAGTAATTGATGGAGTTCCAACTTTTACAGGAAACACAGGTGGCGCTATTGCTGCCACTGCAGCTAGTAACCCATTAGGCGATATCAACCCTTCTGATATTGAAAGTGTGGAAGTATTGAAAGATGCTGCTGCAACTGCAATCTATGGTTCAAGGGCTGCTGCCGGTGTATTACTGATCACAACTAAAAGAGGAAGACAAGGTCGCGCAAGAGTTTCTTACGATGGCTGGGTTGGTTCTACCAAAGCATTCCGCCTGGTTCCTTTGTTAACTGGTCCTCAGTATACACAGATCAAAAACGAAGGATTAACTAACCTGGGTACACCTCCAAACGGAACTACGGTTGGTTTTTACAATACATTAGATGCTAATGGAAACCCTATCAGCACCAACTGGTACGATGAAGTTTATCGCACAGGTATCTCTCAAAGCCATACAGTGAACGTAGCAGGTGCTAACGAATCAACTAACTACTATTTCTCTGTTGGTTATTCTAACCAGGAAGGTATGTTGAGGAACAACGACTTCAAACGTCTTTCTACTCGTATGAACCTGGATCATAAAGTAAACACGCGCCTTTCTGTTGGTGGTGGATTTACTTATACCAACTCTTTGAACTCAGCTCCTAACTCAGGTTCACTTCCTGGACAGGCTTTCTCTATTGCCGGTTTAGGTCGTCTGCCTTTGGTGCTGGCTCCTAACGTTTCTCCTTTCCTTCCTAATGGTGCGTACAACATCAATACGGCCACCAATACTATAGGACAAGGAGCAAACAAAACAGCTCTCTCTTTCTACAATCCAAATTTCATACTGAACGAGAACAAGTTCACCAGCGAAAACGACAGGATCGTGGCTAACGCTTATGGTCAGTTCCGCATCATTGATGGACTTACTTTCAGAAGTGGATATGGCATTGACTACCTGCAAAACGTAAACAAAGAGTTTCGTTCTGCAGTGCATGGTGATGGTGTTCAGTTTCAGGGAGCTGCTAGTAATAACCTGCAGACATTCAGAAGAACCAACTGGCAGAACCTGTTGACCTTTGACAGGACACTGGGACAAAACCACAACCTGAACATACTTTTAGGAAACGAACAGCAGTATACTTACATGGAAGGTTGGGGTGCTGACCGCAGAATACAGGCAGACCCGCTGTATGACGAGTTCCAGGGCCAGTTCAACCAGATAGTTCCTGTAGGAAACTATATTGGTGAAAACTACCTGGTGTCTTTCTTCTCTCGTATCAACTACGATTATAGAAGAAAGTACCTGGTATCGATCAACGCACGTCGTGATGGTTATTCAGCATTTGCTCCAGGTAATAAATACGGAAACTTTGGGGGTGCTTCATTAGGTTGGGTACTTTCTGAAGAAAACTTCTTCAAAAACTCTGGTATTGCTTCTCGTGTGAATTCAGTGAAATTGCGCGCTAGTTATGGTCTTGTTGGTAACAACCAGGGTATTGGTGACTACGCATACTATAGCTTCTTTGGAGGTGGTTTGTATGGTACACAATCAACTTCATTCTACCAGCAGGCTGGTAACACTAACCTGCAGTGGGAAACTTCTAAGAAACTTGATGTAGGAATGGATGTTGGTTTACTGAACAACAGGTTGAACCTCGAGTTCACTTATTTTAGAAATGAAATTGATGGTTTGATCCTGAATGCTCCTCAAGCACCATCAGCAGGTATTCCAGGTAATGCAATTCTTGAGAACGTAGGTAGCATGCGCAATACTGGTATAGAACTTGGTATTAATGCAGCTGTGATCCAAAAGCAAGACTTCTCCTGGAACTCTAATTTCAACATCTCATTTGTACAGAATAAAGTATTAGCCCTTGCAGGTGGTAATGCTGATATCTTCCCTCCAACTGCTGGTCTTGAAACACCAAGCATCATCAGGGTAGGTGAGTCAATCGGTAGTTTCTATGCTGTTCAAACAGCGGGTGTTAACCCAGCTAATGGACAAAGGATTTTTGTTTACAAAGATGGTACTCGTGTACAATACAACCATGCTGCACCTGTAGCTTCAAGATGGACAAGAGTAGATAACGGTCAACCAACCCGCGCTGCTAACCAGGCTGCTGACGGAGTTGTTATGGGGCCAGCTCTTCCAAAATGGACCGGTGGTTGGGATAACACTGTACGTTACAAAGGATTTGACCTGAACATGCTGTTGTTCTTTAGCGGTGGCAACTACATATACAATGGTACCAAAGCTGGTTTGAGAGATATGAGAAACTGGAACAACGCAGCAGAGGTAATGAATAGGTGGACCAAAGCAGGTGATCAAACCAACATCCCACGTTATGTGTTTGGCGATAACATTTCTAACGGTTCTGGTATCGTAATATCTGAAAACGTAGAAAAAGGTGATTTCTTAAAGATCAGGAACCTTGCGCTTGGTTATACTTTCAACAGGTCATTGGTACAAAGAGCAGGTATCAACAGCGTACGTTTTTATGTATCAGCTCAAAACCTTGCTACCATCACCAACTATTCAGGTTTCGATCCTGAGGTATCAACAAACGGTAACGCAAATGGTAATCCTAGCGTAGACAGGAACTCTGTTCCACAGGCAAGAACCATAACTTTTGGTGTGAACGTAGGATTCTAA
- a CDS encoding RagB/SusD family nutrient uptake outer membrane protein translates to MKIRNLSYGLLTAAVLMAGCDKSKLDPVPQTQISDATAFQTPQRVLQQVNGLYAAMKSGQFYGGRYLVYQDVRGEDFLNVTENNVTAFQVYNFTASPTDNPVQNLWGFTGTTNALGIYHVINKCNILLEGLATSPIDAQLKTSYAAEAKFIRAVSYFSLLQFYARPYTENNGASPGVPLRLTPVKSSGNNNIARSTVAEVYTQILKDLNEAENELPANHGSNATGTNANPINATRAHKNTAIAFKTRVYLAMGRYNDVITEGNKLVPVAPPYVAPSNVQNGLAPTLNFTTLNQEFILAMPFDPLDLPGTQNGLGSYYNPGPNGNGDFALNTGANAIINHPQFGANDARRAWVVLNANGRTYLRKWPTLPHTDFVPVIRYAEVMLNLAEALARTTPGAANPRALALLTAVHQRSDPGYTFAVATQAQLIEAIMIERRIEFIGEGHRTTDITRLLQPFPAKGSVGAVPVTAAQYIWPIPNSELITNQLIIQNPGY, encoded by the coding sequence ATGAAGATCAGAAACTTATCATATGGTTTATTAACCGCTGCGGTGCTGATGGCAGGCTGCGATAAAAGTAAGCTGGATCCTGTGCCACAAACGCAGATCTCGGATGCTACGGCTTTCCAAACGCCGCAAAGGGTTCTGCAACAAGTTAACGGCTTGTATGCTGCCATGAAATCAGGACAGTTCTATGGTGGCCGCTACCTGGTATACCAGGATGTACGTGGCGAAGATTTCCTAAACGTAACGGAGAATAACGTTACTGCGTTCCAGGTTTACAACTTTACTGCATCGCCTACAGATAACCCTGTACAAAACCTTTGGGGTTTTACAGGTACAACCAATGCGCTGGGTATTTATCATGTTATCAATAAGTGCAACATCCTTTTAGAAGGTTTGGCTACTTCGCCAATTGATGCACAATTGAAAACATCTTACGCAGCAGAAGCTAAATTCATCCGTGCGGTGTCTTACTTCTCTTTACTGCAGTTTTATGCGCGTCCTTATACCGAAAATAACGGTGCTAGTCCTGGCGTTCCTTTACGTTTGACTCCCGTTAAATCAAGTGGCAATAACAACATTGCCCGCTCAACAGTAGCAGAAGTGTATACACAGATCTTAAAAGATCTGAATGAAGCTGAGAATGAACTACCAGCTAACCACGGTTCAAATGCAACTGGTACAAATGCAAATCCTATCAATGCTACAAGGGCTCATAAGAACACAGCTATTGCCTTCAAAACACGCGTTTATCTTGCTATGGGCAGGTACAACGATGTAATAACAGAAGGTAACAAACTGGTTCCTGTAGCTCCTCCTTATGTTGCTCCTTCTAATGTGCAGAATGGTTTGGCTCCTACGCTGAACTTCACTACGCTAAACCAGGAGTTCATACTGGCTATGCCTTTCGATCCATTGGATCTGCCAGGTACACAGAATGGTTTGGGTAGCTACTACAATCCTGGTCCAAATGGTAATGGAGATTTTGCTTTGAACACAGGTGCAAATGCCATCATCAACCATCCCCAGTTTGGTGCTAACGACGCAAGAAGAGCGTGGGTAGTATTGAATGCTAATGGCAGAACTTACCTGCGCAAGTGGCCAACATTACCTCATACTGATTTCGTTCCTGTAATCCGTTATGCAGAAGTAATGCTGAACCTTGCTGAAGCGCTAGCCAGAACAACACCTGGTGCTGCCAATCCAAGGGCTCTTGCCTTGCTGACAGCTGTACACCAGCGTTCAGATCCGGGTTATACTTTTGCAGTAGCTACACAGGCACAGCTTATTGAAGCTATCATGATCGAGAGAAGGATCGAGTTCATTGGCGAAGGTCACAGGACAACTGATATTACTCGTTTACTGCAGCCATTCCCAGCTAAGGGATCTGTAGGAGCAGTGCCGGTAACAGCCGCTCAATACATTTGGCCTATACCAAATTCAGAGTTGATCACAAACCAACTGATCATTCAGAATCCTGGATACTAA
- a CDS encoding gliding motility-associated C-terminal domain-containing protein produces the protein MNPRTVASLLFLLLFSLTALSQKQWSNWYMNGDNLLTFRNNNIIERQRNFVTTNSWLNFSVSSSSGVAYSDPATGQMKFLLSSIFTYDRNFDMLNTPFLRMCPGDKYSYHILPFHNNPNKFYIVQFQSRAADALAQETGLQVRCPNAIGLGYSVFDLSLNNGLGDYQSINNVLLTGLPERISAVRHANGFDVWIVVHTWGSNEFKAYLFSDSGVATPVSSFAGPVITGNALSAHGNMVASHDGTMLAAQQEGKNYIELYNFNNATGMVSNFRSLQTPSPALRFVFSPDDTKLYFIGNYLASGIYQFNLSAPQVQQSLIKIGDDPHGYFRDLQVGLDGKIYISSHNYYDQSINDYQYFLPVISCPNLPEYACNYKLKGFHGTGGTFQNFINDYVRQPTAPPTTKFSIGNDTAVCFGSYTLTAPQSWQRYEWNTGDTTRSITITGPGTYYVLASNTGFSCPSGYGYIKITNAAAPLYLGRDTTLCPKTSYDIVVPANFNNILWSDGSTDRVKTVVRSGSYALQATDQNGCTNRDTINVSFRSTPVANFGNDTSLCNNQTLLLELKPRRDVFTTTGIYEWQDGSARDTFRVRQAGVYWGKVTYNGCTVSDTITVSYVNAQDINLGPDTTLCLGDSLQLQVTTGNATFAWSTGATTPSIYVKSTGRYWVRVNNGSCTVTDTINVTFRPKPVVNLGNDTIVCEKSIVSLRAAVPGATYLWQNGATTDTYQASQPGIYWVQVNSNGCVVRDSILITNKMLPYVNLGRDSGICQGKQLVLNAAHPSIQSFLWHDNSTQPTMVAASAGTYSVSVVGTNGCTNADTIQVTTNPLPVFSLGSDTSLCQGQKFTVSINVPNASYTWNNGNTSNQATVEHAGWYWLDVAVNGCKKRDSLQVEVKPLPLVSLGNDTTLCEGNNLTLNAYNNNATYLWNNQSNQPALLVSAPGTYFVTANLNNCKAADTIQVAYRYKPVFSLGADTLLCAGQHLLLNPRLTNVQYLWQNGTTGSSLLVTEPGTYSLTASNNCGSKTDEIIVTRSLCKLFLPTAFTPNNDGLNDLFRVKYPEFIKVFEMKIYNRWGQMVYHSTDPYRGWNGKFLSLEQPQGNYVWQVSYTDIEGNKESAQGSVLLIR, from the coding sequence ATGAACCCCAGAACCGTTGCCAGCCTGCTGTTTTTACTGCTGTTTTCACTCACTGCATTGTCACAAAAGCAATGGTCCAACTGGTACATGAATGGCGACAACCTGCTTACATTCAGGAACAATAACATCATAGAGCGTCAGCGGAACTTTGTTACAACAAATAGCTGGCTTAACTTTTCTGTTTCCTCCTCGTCTGGTGTTGCTTACTCAGACCCCGCTACGGGCCAAATGAAGTTCCTGCTATCCAGCATTTTTACATACGACAGGAATTTTGATATGCTGAACACGCCTTTCCTGCGGATGTGCCCCGGGGATAAATACAGCTATCACATCCTGCCTTTTCATAACAATCCAAACAAGTTTTACATCGTCCAGTTTCAGAGCAGGGCTGCAGACGCGCTGGCGCAGGAAACGGGGCTGCAGGTTAGGTGCCCCAATGCTATTGGTCTTGGCTATTCTGTTTTTGACCTTTCGCTCAACAATGGTTTAGGTGACTACCAAAGCATAAATAATGTGTTGCTGACAGGCCTACCCGAACGCATTTCAGCAGTACGGCATGCGAATGGCTTTGACGTTTGGATAGTGGTGCATACTTGGGGTAGCAACGAGTTCAAAGCCTACCTATTTTCTGACAGTGGCGTAGCTACACCAGTCAGTAGCTTCGCCGGGCCTGTTATTACGGGCAATGCTTTGTCTGCTCATGGCAACATGGTAGCCTCGCATGATGGTACCATGTTAGCGGCACAGCAGGAAGGGAAGAATTACATCGAACTATATAATTTTAATAATGCAACTGGTATGGTGAGCAACTTCCGTAGCCTGCAAACACCCTCTCCTGCATTACGTTTTGTTTTTTCGCCTGACGATACTAAACTTTACTTCATCGGGAACTACCTGGCATCGGGTATCTACCAGTTTAACCTGTCGGCACCGCAAGTCCAGCAATCATTGATAAAGATTGGTGATGACCCACATGGTTACTTCCGCGACTTGCAGGTTGGGCTGGATGGAAAGATCTATATCTCATCCCACAACTACTACGATCAAAGCATTAATGATTACCAATACTTTTTGCCGGTAATAAGTTGTCCCAACCTGCCGGAGTATGCCTGCAATTACAAGCTGAAAGGCTTTCACGGAACCGGCGGCACCTTCCAGAATTTCATCAATGACTATGTGCGCCAACCTACGGCGCCACCTACCACTAAATTTTCTATTGGTAACGACACAGCAGTGTGCTTCGGCTCGTATACCCTTACAGCGCCACAAAGCTGGCAGCGATACGAGTGGAATACCGGCGACACCACCCGGTCAATCACCATCACCGGGCCTGGCACCTATTACGTGCTTGCTTCCAACACAGGCTTCTCCTGCCCTTCCGGCTATGGCTACATAAAAATTACTAACGCAGCAGCACCATTATATCTCGGCCGCGATACGACCCTCTGTCCTAAAACTTCCTACGACATCGTTGTGCCTGCTAATTTCAACAATATTCTATGGTCGGATGGATCTACAGACAGGGTGAAGACGGTTGTACGATCCGGCAGTTATGCACTTCAGGCTACCGACCAAAATGGTTGTACTAACCGGGATACAATAAATGTTAGTTTTCGAAGCACCCCCGTCGCAAATTTTGGAAACGATACGTCACTCTGCAACAACCAGACACTCCTGCTGGAACTGAAGCCACGCAGAGACGTATTTACTACCACCGGCATATATGAGTGGCAGGATGGATCTGCCAGGGATACGTTCAGGGTAAGGCAAGCGGGAGTTTACTGGGGCAAAGTAACCTACAATGGCTGCACGGTGTCCGACACCATAACGGTAAGCTATGTGAATGCCCAGGACATAAACCTGGGACCCGACACCACCCTCTGCCTTGGCGATTCCCTCCAATTACAGGTTACTACCGGCAACGCTACTTTCGCTTGGAGCACCGGTGCTACCACTCCATCTATCTATGTAAAATCAACAGGCAGATATTGGGTGAGGGTGAACAATGGAAGCTGTACGGTTACTGATACCATCAACGTGACCTTTAGACCCAAGCCTGTCGTAAACCTTGGAAATGATACTATCGTTTGCGAGAAATCAATTGTGTCATTAAGAGCTGCTGTACCTGGCGCTACCTACTTATGGCAAAACGGTGCAACAACTGATACCTACCAGGCATCACAACCGGGCATCTATTGGGTGCAAGTAAACAGCAATGGCTGTGTGGTGCGGGATAGTATACTCATCACAAATAAAATGCTGCCCTACGTAAATCTTGGAAGAGATTCCGGCATTTGCCAAGGGAAACAACTGGTGCTGAATGCAGCCCACCCCTCTATACAGTCTTTCCTATGGCACGACAACTCTACACAACCAACAATGGTGGCAGCCAGCGCCGGTACTTACTCCGTATCGGTAGTAGGTACCAATGGCTGTACAAATGCCGACACTATCCAGGTCACCACTAACCCTTTGCCGGTCTTCTCGCTCGGAAGCGATACATCCTTATGCCAAGGCCAAAAATTCACTGTAAGCATCAACGTGCCCAATGCAAGCTATACCTGGAATAATGGCAACACCAGCAACCAGGCTACAGTGGAGCATGCAGGGTGGTATTGGCTGGATGTAGCGGTAAACGGGTGTAAGAAAAGAGACTCCTTGCAAGTGGAGGTTAAACCGTTGCCGCTAGTGTCATTAGGCAACGACACCACCTTGTGCGAAGGGAACAACCTCACGCTGAACGCTTATAACAACAACGCAACTTACCTGTGGAATAACCAAAGCAACCAGCCAGCGTTGCTCGTTTCTGCACCCGGTACTTACTTCGTTACGGCGAACTTAAACAATTGCAAAGCTGCTGACACAATACAGGTAGCATATAGATACAAGCCGGTTTTTTCACTTGGAGCAGACACGCTGCTATGTGCGGGGCAACACCTGCTGCTAAATCCACGGCTTACCAACGTGCAGTATCTCTGGCAGAACGGCACCACCGGCTCATCTTTATTGGTTACAGAACCTGGTACATACAGCCTCACAGCTTCCAATAATTGTGGTAGTAAAACGGATGAGATCATCGTAACACGGAGCCTGTGCAAACTATTTCTGCCTACCGCGTTCACGCCCAACAACGATGGCCTTAACGATCTTTTCAGGGTGAAGTATCCCGAGTTCATTAAAGTCTTCGAGATGAAGATCTACAACCGCTGGGGCCAAATGGTTTATCATTCAACCGACCCCTACAGGGGTTGGAATGGTAAGTTTCTAAGCCTGGAACAACCGCAAGGTAATTATGTATGGCAGGTAAGCTATACAGATATTGAAGGAAACAAAGAAAGTGCACAGGGAAGTGTATTGCTAATCAGGTAG